Sequence from the Candidatus Micrarchaeia archaeon genome:
TAAATGTTGTAGATACGCCTGCAATTGTTTAATAGTCACATCGGGATGTCGTAGATTAGCAAACCCTAAATGTTTTGTCATTGAATTAGCAACTCTCTTCTCTGTATCGAAGCCGTCAATAGTATGTTCCTTAAGATAGGCGAGTCCGGCTTCAATAGCAAGAATTAATTTCTCCTTAGCTCCGCCCTCGTCACCGCCATAGTAAGCCTTAACGAAAGCATCATAATTCAGGGGCAGGGTATCGGGCAATCTACCCGTTCTATCACCAGCCTCATAAATCGTGGTTGGTTTAGTACGGATAACCCCTCGACCATCACTCTCAACTTCCATATAGAGTATCATATCGGCCATACCAGCAATTAACTTTCGGGCTTTTGGCGGTAGGGTATGAGTAATCTTAGTTTCGGTTTCTTGTTTTCCCTTGACCTTGATTTCCTTTTCTTCTGAGTGGGAAATCATACATAGACCCACACCCCGAATCTTAGACAAACGAGTTACCTGTTTGCGGAACTCACGTTCGACATAAGCCCAACCCTTGCCCCATTCTAAATCAGATTCGTGTCCAATACTGAACTTAGCATAGATAAACTCTTGACAAAACATCCAGAGATTATCTACCGTATCAATGACGATAGTCTTAAACTGTTTAGATTTCTCCAATTCGTCAACTATTACCAAGAAATCTATCCACTTATTAATCTGGGCTTCAAACACCTCAAGATGTCCGAGTCCTTCTTCGGTGGATAAAAACACGGCATCGGGGAAGTTCGAGAAAAAGGTCGATTTCCCCACCTTTGGAATACCATAGGCAAAGATGATCTCTTGAGAGATATCATCTATTACCTTTCGTTTTTCGGTTGGCAACATAACTCCTCCATCTCTTTATTATATTGTTCATCTTCTTCATATCTCATTCTATTCATCATGTTGACCCATTCCCAGTATTCTTCCGCATCGGCATAGTCCATAGCGGTATCGGTTTCAGGTTTCATGGTTTTTCCTTCCCCGTTAGGCGGTCGAGACTAAAAGCATCACGACCAAAGTCATCATAAACATTTGTATTAATTTCAT
This genomic interval carries:
- a CDS encoding ATP-binding protein, with translation MLPTEKRKVIDDISQEIIFAYGIPKVGKSTFFSNFPDAVFLSTEEGLGHLEVFEAQINKWIDFLVIVDELEKSKQFKTIVIDTVDNLWMFCQEFIYAKFSIGHESDLEWGKGWAYVEREFRKQVTRLSKIRGVGLCMISHSEEKEIKVKGKQETETKITHTLPPKARKLIAGMADMILYMEVESDGRGVIRTKPTTIYEAGDRTGRLPDTLPLNYDAFVKAYYGGDEGGAKEKLILAIEAGLAYLKEHTIDGFDTEKRVANSMTKHLGFANLRHPDVTIKQLQAYLQHLRLKGKEQK